In one window of Verrucomicrobiia bacterium DNA:
- a CDS encoding VCBS repeat-containing protein, translating to MKISFSNFPSKKKFHCIGLGLYLGLLTFSSSARTYVNTIFPFNQAPTTTRTEIGGITHDSQGNMLVAGTALGAATFQFETGSDKKKLSFQNPMQAFVAKYNRAGKLLWVKTWTHVGDLGATPTVRAQAITLNANDEIFIAGNFSRIVDFDPGAGVYSLSTIKENAYDDNDLFLLKLNKDGNFLWVKTASAGKDFVNLIPNDITLDKQNNIIITGLQGDIKDPTLINHTFVKKFNSQGNALWTKTIFANTSIDNTIKRVVVAEALVTDSNNNIYLGGEFRSTADFDPGNGKFELKSSGYDGFLCRLSANGDFVWLKRIGGSGDDAIKSVTIDKNYKLLIGGEFSGSVDFNPALGIDLHTTSGFKDAFLSQFSLNGAYNWTKTFGGPQSTTTLYDLAIDQQNNILGVSLSAPIFANSAKIDLDPDSIKTSFFTIKSPYLFTSKFSNNGTYLWGRGIEVFDTGGVFSPPNISVNSENFIAFGGTFKGKTDFDPSPSGGSLLLGYNEIPVFCSFAMELNKNGYLMRPAHDISGDHNSEILWQNQTNYAAQMDIMTYDANQNVPQYILGVKLTPPDTTNNWILFGSGDFNSDARPDIVWWTSRRTDKKNFWAVSLMNGFQPSSHVIKEVSPVWELACIGDFDGDTQSDILWHNRDTHQYQINYMNNLNISLTQQLLDSLPANQFVKACGDFDRDGYLDLVVQNQDTGDVYIHFLENYKLKNIPNNPALLKNVSLNPVWAVAGSGDFNQDGHDDLVFQLNFLPNTRSIDFVKTNTVTKASALTTQLPWVWKIHNH from the coding sequence ATGAAAATTTCATTCTCCAATTTTCCTTCCAAAAAAAAATTTCACTGTATCGGACTCGGTCTTTACCTTGGCTTGCTTACTTTTTCGTCGTCAGCTCGCACTTATGTAAACACGATTTTTCCCTTCAATCAGGCTCCCACCACAACTCGCACCGAAATTGGTGGAATTACCCATGATTCGCAAGGCAACATGCTGGTGGCGGGAACTGCACTCGGTGCAGCAACGTTTCAATTTGAAACAGGTTCCGACAAGAAAAAGTTAAGCTTCCAAAATCCCATGCAAGCATTTGTCGCAAAATACAATCGCGCAGGAAAATTACTCTGGGTCAAAACCTGGACACATGTTGGAGATCTGGGCGCCACACCAACCGTTCGGGCACAAGCTATCACATTAAATGCGAATGACGAAATTTTTATCGCAGGCAACTTTAGTCGCATTGTAGATTTTGATCCAGGAGCTGGTGTTTATTCACTTAGCACGATTAAGGAGAATGCTTATGACGATAACGATTTATTTTTACTAAAATTAAATAAAGACGGTAACTTTCTTTGGGTCAAAACAGCCAGTGCAGGCAAAGATTTTGTAAATTTAATTCCCAACGACATCACCTTGGATAAACAAAACAATATCATTATTACTGGACTACAAGGCGATATTAAAGATCCTACCCTTATCAATCACACTTTTGTTAAAAAATTCAACAGTCAAGGCAACGCGCTTTGGACAAAAACTATTTTTGCCAACACTTCCATTGATAACACCATTAAAAGAGTGGTTGTAGCGGAGGCGCTCGTCACCGATAGTAACAATAATATTTATTTAGGTGGCGAGTTTAGAAGCACCGCTGATTTTGATCCGGGCAATGGCAAATTTGAACTGAAAAGTTCAGGATATGATGGTTTTCTTTGTCGACTAAGTGCTAATGGCGACTTTGTCTGGCTGAAACGAATTGGCGGAAGTGGTGATGACGCGATTAAATCTGTCACGATTGATAAAAATTACAAACTTCTCATCGGCGGTGAATTTAGCGGAAGTGTAGATTTTAATCCAGCTCTCGGAATAGATTTACACACAACTTCTGGCTTTAAAGATGCTTTTCTTAGTCAGTTCAGTCTCAATGGCGCTTATAACTGGACCAAAACTTTTGGCGGACCACAAAGCACAACCACGCTCTATGATTTGGCCATTGACCAACAAAATAATATTCTCGGCGTTAGTTTGTCAGCCCCCATTTTCGCCAACTCTGCCAAAATTGATCTAGATCCCGATTCGATTAAAACAAGCTTTTTCACCATTAAATCCCCTTATCTTTTTACCTCCAAATTTTCTAATAATGGCACCTATCTTTGGGGAAGAGGCATTGAAGTCTTTGATACAGGCGGTGTGTTTAGTCCACCTAACATTTCTGTTAATTCCGAAAACTTCATCGCTTTCGGTGGAACCTTTAAAGGCAAAACCGATTTCGATCCTTCACCTAGTGGTGGCAGCTTGCTGCTCGGATATAATGAAATTCCCGTCTTCTGCTCCTTCGCCATGGAACTTAATAAAAATGGTTATCTCATGCGGCCAGCCCATGACATCAGTGGCGACCACAATTCTGAAATCCTTTGGCAAAACCAAACCAATTACGCGGCTCAAATGGATATCATGACTTATGACGCCAACCAAAACGTGCCACAATATATTCTGGGAGTTAAATTAACTCCTCCTGACACCACCAATAATTGGATTCTCTTCGGCAGCGGCGATTTTAATAGCGATGCCCGACCCGACATCGTTTGGTGGACCAGTCGTCGCACTGATAAGAAAAATTTTTGGGCAGTTTCTTTGATGAATGGATTTCAACCTAGTAGCCATGTCATTAAAGAAGTCTCACCTGTTTGGGAGCTAGCTTGTATCGGCGATTTTGATGGCGATACTCAATCCGATATTCTTTGGCACAATCGCGACACGCACCAATACCAAATCAATTACATGAACAATCTTAACATATCATTAACTCAACAGCTTCTTGATTCCTTACCAGCAAATCAATTTGTTAAAGCTTGTGGTGATTTTGATCGCGATGGTTATCTCGATCTTGTTGTTCAAAATCAAGACACTGGCGATGTTTACATCCATTTTTTAGAAAATTATAAACTCAAAAATATTCCTAACAATCCTGCACTGTTAAAAAATGTTTCCCTCAACCCTGTTTGGGCAGTAGCCGGCTCGGGTGACTTCAATCAAGACGGACACGACGACTTAGTATTCCAACTCAATTTTCTGCCTAACACACGATCCATCGATTTCGTGAAAACTAATACTGTCACAAAAGCTTCTGCTTTAACCACTCAACTACCTTGGGTTTGGAAAATTCATAATCACTAA